A region from the Desulfitobacterium dehalogenans ATCC 51507 genome encodes:
- the pepF gene encoding oligoendopeptidase F encodes MEQAKLKTRSEIPEQYKWHLEDIFPSDQAWEEEFLKAEKLLERAEAFKGHLGDSVETLLACFEWMNEVGQSVGEIYTYARMRRDEDNRNSRYQALTDRAGALSVRVGSALAFVVPEILALPEGRLEGFRKTNEKITLYDHALEDILRKREHVLSSQEEKLLAEMGEIAEGPSTIFGMANNADLKFPSIKNEKGEEVELTKGNYIQFMESEDRRVRQEAFETLYGTYQKQINTWAAILNSNIKGDAFFAKARRYPSAIEASLHDDKVPLTVYDALIDTVREFLPEMHRYVKLRKKALGLDDLHMYDIYVPIVSEAKMTIPYQEAVDMCLEGLKPLGSEYRKVLEEGFTSHWIDVYENQGKTSGAYSWGTYRSHPYVLLNHQDTLDSMFTIAHEMGHSLHTYFSNRTQPHIYAGYKIFVAEVASTLNEALVMEHLLKTTEDPKLLAYLLNHYLEQFRGTVFRQTMFAEFEKKTHAMVEQGEALTAELLSSIYLQLNTDYYGPDVVMDPQIAMEWARIPHFYNAFYVYKYATGFSAATALARKILDEGEPAVERYLKFLSSGSSDYPIELLRKAGVDMETPVPVREALQVFTSLLDRLEALL; translated from the coding sequence ATGGAACAAGCTAAACTAAAAACACGTTCGGAAATCCCTGAGCAATATAAATGGCATCTTGAGGATATTTTCCCTAGTGATCAAGCTTGGGAAGAAGAATTTCTTAAAGCAGAGAAGCTCTTAGAACGGGCTGAAGCCTTCAAAGGACATTTGGGAGATAGTGTAGAAACTTTGTTGGCCTGCTTTGAATGGATGAATGAAGTGGGGCAAAGTGTAGGTGAAATCTATACCTATGCAAGGATGCGCCGGGATGAAGACAATCGAAACTCTCGTTATCAGGCTTTAACGGATCGGGCCGGTGCTCTTTCTGTCCGAGTGGGGAGCGCCTTAGCTTTTGTCGTTCCGGAAATTCTCGCTTTACCGGAAGGAAGGCTGGAAGGATTTCGTAAAACCAATGAAAAAATAACTCTTTATGACCACGCCTTAGAGGATATCTTGCGTAAACGTGAACATGTATTAAGCTCTCAAGAGGAAAAGTTGCTGGCTGAAATGGGGGAAATAGCTGAAGGTCCCAGCACTATTTTTGGTATGGCCAATAATGCTGACCTTAAATTTCCCAGTATTAAAAATGAGAAGGGTGAGGAAGTCGAACTCACCAAGGGAAATTATATTCAGTTCATGGAAAGCGAAGATCGACGAGTACGTCAGGAAGCTTTCGAAACCTTATATGGCACTTACCAAAAACAAATTAATACCTGGGCAGCTATACTTAATTCCAATATTAAAGGGGACGCCTTTTTTGCCAAGGCCAGACGGTACCCCTCGGCTATAGAGGCTTCCTTACATGATGATAAGGTTCCCCTGACGGTCTATGATGCCTTGATTGATACAGTCCGTGAGTTTTTACCGGAAATGCATCGTTATGTGAAGCTGAGAAAGAAAGCATTGGGGCTGGACGACTTACATATGTATGATATTTATGTTCCCATTGTCTCTGAAGCCAAGATGACGATCCCTTATCAAGAGGCTGTGGATATGTGTTTGGAAGGGCTCAAACCCTTAGGATCTGAATATCGTAAGGTTTTAGAAGAAGGGTTCACTTCTCACTGGATTGATGTCTATGAAAACCAGGGAAAAACCAGTGGCGCTTATTCCTGGGGGACCTACCGCTCCCACCCTTATGTACTGCTTAATCATCAGGATACTTTGGATTCGATGTTTACGATTGCCCATGAGATGGGGCATTCACTCCACACTTATTTTTCCAACCGTACTCAGCCTCATATCTATGCCGGTTACAAGATCTTTGTAGCGGAAGTGGCATCTACTCTCAATGAAGCCTTAGTTATGGAGCACTTGCTCAAAACCACGGAAGATCCCAAATTGTTGGCTTATTTGCTCAATCATTATCTGGAGCAATTCAGAGGTACTGTTTTCCGTCAGACCATGTTTGCTGAATTTGAAAAGAAGACCCATGCCATGGTTGAACAGGGGGAAGCTTTGACTGCTGAATTACTCTCCAGTATATATCTTCAGCTCAATACGGATTACTATGGACCGGATGTGGTGATGGACCCGCAAATTGCGATGGAATGGGCAAGAATTCCTCATTTTTACAATGCATTTTATGTCTATAAATACGCTACAGGATTCTCTGCAGCCACAGCTTTAGCGAGAAAAATTCTTGATGAAGGAGAACCGGCAGTGGAGCGTTACCTTAAATTTCTATCCAGTGGCAGCTCCGACTACCCGATTGAGCTGCTGCGCAAGGCAGGCGTCGATATGGAGACTCCGGTTCCGGTAAGGGAGGCTCTTCAGGTCTTCACCAGTCTGCTGGATCGCTTAGAGGCGCTACTCTAA